Proteins found in one Plodia interpunctella isolate USDA-ARS_2022_Savannah chromosome 24, ilPloInte3.2, whole genome shotgun sequence genomic segment:
- the LOC128680454 gene encoding uncharacterized protein LOC128680454 isoform X1 has translation MCSVILCSLVLTTQIKLFHTHEFLFNKFWKNPHYKYNDTTLSTTQKNVIAKYANCYFHRKKHSEYVTEYLEPEKMKHKNGDVKISLNKKSTRNNIIYNVWRHNTSNWHAMHATNLKRLSRLQARRKGKSMKNQNGPLSSAEATSPNSGGATSNTNAANAFTRTSKTTYGWTRTTPKRVSFIESCEYDAYYCMKAYVTGSVCARTDYFLYMTFKNYCQLNYINCLLRYEVWHIIHMSPCMTHEYSEFVEYPNRQDYKYLYQEFAEAGKKK, from the exons ATGTGTTCTGTGATTTTGTGTTCAttagtat TGACCACTCAAATTAAGTTGTTTCACACTCATGAATTTCTATTCAACAAATTCTGGAAAAATCCCCATTACAAATACAATGACACAACCTTATCGacaacacaaaaaaatgtgattgcAAAATATGCTAATTGTTATTTCCATCGTAAGAAACATAGTGAATATGTAACAGAATATTTGGAACCGGAAAAAATGAAGCACAAAAATGGTGATgtgaaaatttcattgaataaGAAAAGTAcacgaaataatataatatataatgtgtgGAGGCACAATACGAGTAATTGGCATGCAATGCATGCGACAAATCTAAAACGACTAag tcgCTTACAAGCAAGAAGGAAAGGAAAATCGATGAAAAACCAAAATGGACCTTTATCTTCAGCGGAAGCAACTAGTCCAAACTCTGGTGGAGCTACCTCCAATACAAATGCTGCGAATGCTTTTACGAGGAC GAGTAAAACAACATACGGTTGGACAAGAACTACACCTAAAAGAGTTAGTTTTATTGAATCTTGTGAATATGATGCGTATTACTGCATGAAAGCTTAcgt AACAGGCAGCGTTTGTGCTCGTACTGATTACTTCTTGTATATGactttcaaaaattactgtcAACTGAATTATATCAATTGTTTACTTAGATATGAAg TCTGGCACATAATACACATGTCCCCGTGCATGACACATGAATATAGCGAATTTGTTG AATATCCGAACAGAcaagattataaatatttgtaccagGAATTCGCTGAGGCCGGCAAAAAGAAGTAA
- the LOC128680454 gene encoding uncharacterized protein LOC128680454 isoform X2, which produces MKHKNGDVKISLNKKSTRNNIIYNVWRHNTSNWHAMHATNLKRLSRLQARRKGKSMKNQNGPLSSAEATSPNSGGATSNTNAANAFTRTSKTTYGWTRTTPKRVSFIESCEYDAYYCMKAYVTGSVCARTDYFLYMTFKNYCQLNYINCLLRYEVWHIIHMSPCMTHEYSEFVEYPNRQDYKYLYQEFAEAGKKK; this is translated from the exons ATGAAGCACAAAAATGGTGATgtgaaaatttcattgaataaGAAAAGTAcacgaaataatataatatataatgtgtgGAGGCACAATACGAGTAATTGGCATGCAATGCATGCGACAAATCTAAAACGACTAag tcgCTTACAAGCAAGAAGGAAAGGAAAATCGATGAAAAACCAAAATGGACCTTTATCTTCAGCGGAAGCAACTAGTCCAAACTCTGGTGGAGCTACCTCCAATACAAATGCTGCGAATGCTTTTACGAGGAC GAGTAAAACAACATACGGTTGGACAAGAACTACACCTAAAAGAGTTAGTTTTATTGAATCTTGTGAATATGATGCGTATTACTGCATGAAAGCTTAcgt AACAGGCAGCGTTTGTGCTCGTACTGATTACTTCTTGTATATGactttcaaaaattactgtcAACTGAATTATATCAATTGTTTACTTAGATATGAAg TCTGGCACATAATACACATGTCCCCGTGCATGACACATGAATATAGCGAATTTGTTG AATATCCGAACAGAcaagattataaatatttgtaccagGAATTCGCTGAGGCCGGCAAAAAGAAGTAA
- the LOC128680454 gene encoding uncharacterized protein LOC128680454 isoform X3 — MVVFNQSIAFFLQNTRSNDVFCDFVFISIRLQARRKGKSMKNQNGPLSSAEATSPNSGGATSNTNAANAFTRTSKTTYGWTRTTPKRVSFIESCEYDAYYCMKAYVTGSVCARTDYFLYMTFKNYCQLNYINCLLRYEVWHIIHMSPCMTHEYSEFVEYPNRQDYKYLYQEFAEAGKKK, encoded by the exons ATGGTTGTTTTTAATCAATcaatagcattttttttacaaaatacgcGATCGAACGATGTGTTCTGTGATTTTGTGTTCAttagtat tcgCTTACAAGCAAGAAGGAAAGGAAAATCGATGAAAAACCAAAATGGACCTTTATCTTCAGCGGAAGCAACTAGTCCAAACTCTGGTGGAGCTACCTCCAATACAAATGCTGCGAATGCTTTTACGAGGAC GAGTAAAACAACATACGGTTGGACAAGAACTACACCTAAAAGAGTTAGTTTTATTGAATCTTGTGAATATGATGCGTATTACTGCATGAAAGCTTAcgt AACAGGCAGCGTTTGTGCTCGTACTGATTACTTCTTGTATATGactttcaaaaattactgtcAACTGAATTATATCAATTGTTTACTTAGATATGAAg TCTGGCACATAATACACATGTCCCCGTGCATGACACATGAATATAGCGAATTTGTTG AATATCCGAACAGAcaagattataaatatttgtaccagGAATTCGCTGAGGCCGGCAAAAAGAAGTAA